In Feifania hominis, the following are encoded in one genomic region:
- the nadD gene encoding nicotinate (nicotinamide) nucleotide adenylyltransferase — protein sequence MKIGIFGGTFNPPHFGHINMARTALCALPLERLFVVPTAVPPHKQMTDAVDGELRLEMARIAFGALPRCEVSDVELRRRGKSYTVDTLRHFAAVFPQGELCFLLGGDMLRTMEQWREFEEILRLATLVAFRRETDEPLEQAADHLAGRYGARIRLIEAPVIEVSSTQLREKIRNGERPTEFVPQGVLDFVIQNNLYGGVR from the coding sequence ATGAAGATCGGAATATTCGGGGGAACATTCAACCCGCCGCACTTCGGACATATCAACATGGCCCGCACGGCGCTGTGTGCGCTTCCGCTTGAGCGGCTCTTCGTCGTTCCGACTGCAGTGCCGCCCCACAAGCAGATGACGGACGCCGTCGACGGCGAGCTGCGCCTTGAAATGGCGAGAATCGCGTTTGGCGCTCTGCCGCGCTGTGAGGTGAGTGATGTGGAGCTGCGCCGCCGCGGAAAGAGCTACACGGTGGACACGTTACGCCACTTTGCCGCGGTCTTTCCGCAGGGGGAGCTCTGCTTTCTGCTCGGTGGGGATATGCTGCGCACCATGGAGCAGTGGCGCGAATTTGAGGAGATTTTGCGCCTTGCGACACTGGTCGCCTTTCGCCGCGAGACCGATGAGCCTCTCGAGCAGGCGGCAGATCATCTGGCGGGGCGCTATGGTGCGCGCATTCGCCTGATAGAGGCGCCGGTGATCGAGGTATCCTCCACACAGCTGCGCGAGAAAATCCGAAACGGCGAGCGGCCGACTGAGTTTGTGCCGCAGGGCGTTTTGGATTTTGTCATACAAAATAACTTATATGGAGGCGTGAGATGA
- the yhbY gene encoding ribosome assembly RNA-binding protein YhbY translates to MLTSKQRAKLRALANDQQPIFQIGKNGISDVFCDEIGEALEKRELIKCTVLETAMLTARQAAEAVAEATGADVVQCIGSRFVLYRESKKNKLIEL, encoded by the coding sequence ATGTTAACCAGTAAACAGCGCGCAAAGCTGCGTGCGCTCGCAAACGACCAGCAGCCCATCTTTCAGATTGGCAAAAACGGCATTTCTGACGTGTTCTGCGACGAGATCGGCGAGGCGCTCGAGAAGCGCGAACTGATCAAGTGCACGGTTCTTGAGACGGCCATGCTCACCGCAAGGCAGGCGGCAGAGGCCGTCGCCGAGGCGACGGGCGCCGATGTGGTGCAGTGTATCGGCAGCCGGTTTGTGCTCTACCGCGAGTCGAAGAAGAACAAGCTCATCGAACTCTGA
- the rdgB gene encoding RdgB/HAM1 family non-canonical purine NTP pyrophosphatase yields the protein MGKLKEIRDMLAPLQIEVLSMADAGIHAEIEETGTTFEENAMLKAKGVMELSGLPAIADDSGLAVEALDGAPGIYSARYGGEGASDLDRIQKLLHNMEGKDDRRAKFVSALAFAAPDGREFVVRGECHGVLLHEPRGELGFGYDPIFYDETYRQTFGEMDPGLKNSISHRANAMKLFFEEMKKIHATGEQNVNQ from the coding sequence ATGGGCAAGCTCAAGGAGATTCGGGATATGCTGGCCCCGCTCCAAATTGAGGTGCTCTCCATGGCGGACGCGGGCATTCATGCGGAAATTGAGGAGACCGGCACGACCTTTGAAGAGAACGCCATGCTCAAGGCAAAAGGTGTGATGGAGCTTTCCGGTCTGCCGGCCATTGCGGATGATTCGGGACTCGCGGTGGAGGCGCTCGACGGCGCACCAGGCATCTACTCGGCCCGCTACGGCGGCGAGGGAGCAAGTGATCTCGACCGGATTCAAAAGCTTCTGCACAACATGGAGGGCAAGGATGACCGGCGGGCAAAGTTTGTCTCGGCGCTCGCGTTTGCGGCGCCCGACGGACGGGAGTTTGTGGTGCGCGGCGAGTGTCACGGGGTTCTGCTCCATGAGCCGCGCGGCGAGCTCGGCTTTGGCTACGATCCGATCTTCTACGATGAGACCTACCGTCAGACGTTCGGCGAGATGGACCCAGGGCTCAAAAACAGCATCAGTCACCGCGCAAACGCCATGAAGCTGTTCTTTGAGGAAATGAAAAAAATTCACGCGACGGGAGAACAGAATGTTAACCAGTAA
- the ftsY gene encoding signal recognition particle-docking protein FtsY: MGFFDKIKSVLSGFKKIDEDLYEELEETLILADIGVESTEQIMQSLRQTVKEQRTDDPQSIRDFLKQIIFELLDGEHMEETYPRVILVMGVNGVGKTTTIGKLAHYYQKLGKKVILGAADTFRAAAIDQLEVWAERTGSGFVRHQEGSDPAAVVFDTLAAGKSRGSDVIICDTAGRLHNKKNLMDELAKIARIISREYPDAESECLLVLDATTGQNGVNQAREFKSAGDVTGIVLTKMDGTAKGGIVIAIKNELEIPVRYVGFGEGIDDLKPFDAREFTDALFE; this comes from the coding sequence ATGGGATTTTTCGATAAGATCAAATCGGTTCTATCTGGCTTCAAGAAGATCGACGAGGACCTCTATGAGGAGCTGGAGGAGACTCTGATCCTCGCGGACATCGGGGTAGAGTCTACCGAACAAATCATGCAGAGTCTGCGTCAAACCGTCAAGGAACAGCGTACCGACGACCCGCAGAGCATACGGGACTTTTTAAAGCAGATCATCTTCGAGCTTCTCGATGGGGAGCATATGGAAGAGACCTATCCGCGGGTCATTCTCGTGATGGGGGTAAACGGCGTCGGCAAGACGACTACCATCGGCAAGCTCGCCCACTACTATCAGAAGCTCGGCAAAAAGGTCATCCTCGGCGCGGCGGATACGTTTCGCGCCGCCGCCATCGACCAGCTCGAGGTCTGGGCCGAGCGCACCGGCAGCGGCTTTGTGCGCCACCAGGAGGGGAGCGATCCCGCCGCCGTGGTCTTTGACACGCTGGCCGCCGGCAAGAGCCGCGGCTCAGACGTCATCATCTGCGACACGGCGGGGAGGCTGCACAACAAGAAGAACCTCATGGACGAGCTCGCCAAAATCGCGCGGATCATTTCCCGCGAGTACCCCGATGCCGAGAGCGAGTGTCTGCTGGTGCTCGATGCGACGACAGGGCAAAACGGCGTCAACCAGGCACGGGAGTTCAAAAGTGCCGGCGACGTCACTGGCATCGTGCTCACCAAGATGGACGGCACGGCCAAGGGGGGAATTGTCATCGCCATCAAAAATGAGCTTGAGATTCCCGTGCGCTATGTCGGCTTTGGCGAGGGAATTGACGACTTGAAACCGTTTGACGCGCGGGAGTTTACCGACGCGCTCTTTGAATAA